DNA from Cynocephalus volans isolate mCynVol1 chromosome 2, mCynVol1.pri, whole genome shotgun sequence:
CACAGACGGGAGCTGGATGTGCCTGTTTCATCTGGTTTCTCTTTGCCCTGCAGCTACTGCCTTTCTCCTCAACAGTGTACCCCTTCCTGTCGACAAAGTGTTACCTTTGCCTCTGGACAATGTTCTTCCCATCATAGACCCCTTGAAGCTTCTTCTGAAGACTCTGGGCATTTCTGTTGAGCACCTCATGGAAGGGCTCAGGAAGTGTGTGAATGAGCTGGGACCAGAGGCTTCTGAAGCAGTAAAGAAGCTTCTGGTAACTACAGCTTGTGGGGCTAATTCACCAAGGGGGAGGGCTTAGCCACCCTGAACACCTACCCCCCCCATTCTCACTGGTAAACATGTATTTCCCTTTACGGACGGTACTCATATAAAATTTGCATATCCTGGAATCTCAAGGAGAGCAGAATTtctacatttttagaaaaaaactttGAGTGACAAAAACCTGTATTCTAGATGTCCCTTTACCATGGACTGGCCTTGTGATTCTGGACAGGACTTAACCACTGAGCATTTGTTTTCCCATCAGTAAAATGGTGGCTAAACAGGATAGAAAAAGTGAGTATTGTTTGAAACATGTTAGTCACATGTAAGCTgctcttgtttttgttgttgctctcTTGCCTTTCAGGAGGCCCTGTCACACCTGGTGTGACGCCAGGAGAAAGAGGGTGCGGAGACACAAGTGGAAGAAGGAAGCTCTGGAAGTTTTCCTGGCTGAAACTCGTTCTGCCATCTGTAGCCTAAACATCCTAAAATGTAGTGACCCTGACGAGAGTGAATAAAGCAATGAAcggattttcagtttgttcagtttttatttctggGGCTCTATTTAGATGACACTAGCTAGATAATTTTCTTCTTGCGCTATAAACTCGAGAGGGCCTCATGTTATAAAGACAACCTCGCATTTTAAGTAAGacaaacattccttctctcctcatatttaatttaaatatctcCAATTTTTCAACGGTTCTTTACCTGACAGCATTTCTAGACCCCTCACTCTCCTATTCCCctgattttaaaggaatttttaaatttaaaaaaatgaaagagagggtTTTCAAAGTATTGTCCGACAAGACTAGAGTCTTACTAACTTCATTGGTTTGGAGTCTGTGTCACAGAATTCTCATTTCTATTAAGTCTGTGGTTCTAGTAGGGCCATTCAACAGCGTTCACAGACCTTTCTACCAAGTTAGGCCTTTACAACATCCTCCTTAGGCAAGTGGGTTATGAActatccttttctttcctccattctTTCATCAACAGAGATGCCAAAATTATCTTTCCAAGGCATAATTCTGGTTATATCCTGACCACCTACAGAGTAGATTTCAAGCTCCTGATCATGGCATAAAGGACCTTCGACCCGACCTTTGCTACATCTTTAGTCTCATTAATATGCCTTTCTTCACCTGTGTGCCAGCCCCAGCCACACTGAACAGATAGCTAAATCCCTGTCCTGCTAACACTCTTAACAGCTTAGTGAAAAATCAGGTTTCTTCCTTCCTACAATATCTGCCACTGTCTGCCTTCAGACCTGGGCCTGTGCCAGTCTTGAGACTGTTTGCCCTCGATccattccctcccctccccatgctCTGCTTTGCTCTGTGTAGGGGGAAGAAATGGGGAATGATGCTGATTGCTGCAGGTTGGATTTCTCAGGGTCCCAGGATGTCTGACAATTGGGCTGGGTTCTGTCTCTGGGAGGCCTAGGCAGTCCACAGGAggtaggaaaagaggaaaagcatTGTATGTTCCCTCTACCTCTTTATTTGGGAGAAGCCTCTGAAAGTGGGTGCACCATGCTTGAGGTTTCCGGTCCTGTTGGATTGGTCTGCATTGGTTCTAGTTTTTGCCAGGTGACTCCAGCCTCTGGGCTCAGGTTATACcacctcttttctttcccttttcatttGAGGTTGTTGGTGGCTCCCCACTGTTGTAGTTTTTGGATTGTCTCACTATCACCTTGTTGACTTTTTAGCTCTTCTAGCATCTACTTAATTTGCATTATTCCTTCTGTTCTAAGTACTGAGAGTAGGTTCTGCTTTGTGGTTTGATCCTGAGTAATACAACGTTAAATGTCATCTCCTTTATGGATATTATCCTAATTTTCTACCATTTCTTGacccttgttttttgttttgttttgttttcaattatatTAGTTGCACTTTGTAAAACTTCTGGTTTTATTTCCTCATCTTACCTGTATCTGTAATAATAGATTAGGTTGCCCATCTGAACAGCCATAGTAATAAATAACCCCAAGTCTCAGTGGCTTATATATACACAACATCTCACTCTTTTTTATGACACTATATGGTCATCTTTGGTTAGCTAGAGCTATGTTCCACATGGTCTAAATGCTGTAACCAGAACTGATAGAATAGTCTTTTTCTCAAGCATTTTCAATTATGGCCACAGGGAAAAGAATTTGGTGAACCAAGGGTTAACTCTTGGAAGTGACCTATATTGCTTCCAGTCATTTTTCATTGGCCAAGCAAGTTGTATGACTATGTGCAACTTATTTAGGAGGGGGATGCATAATTCTCTTTCTATTTTACCAAAATGTTTATTATCTTTCCATCTACTCTAGTATTCTTCTACTTGACcattgtttttcagtttctttacatGGCACTTATTATTCAACTCACCCCGAATGT
Protein-coding regions in this window:
- the SCGB3A2 gene encoding secretoglobin family 3A member 2; the protein is MKLATVFLLVTISIYSYSATAFLLNSVPLPVDKVLPLPLDNVLPIIDPLKLLLKTLGISVEHLMEGLRKCVNELGPEASEAVKKLLEALSHLV